The following are encoded together in the Eptesicus fuscus isolate TK198812 chromosome 16, DD_ASM_mEF_20220401, whole genome shotgun sequence genome:
- the SIX3 gene encoding homeobox protein SIX3, translating to MNIYPPLLLAPGFPYLAAGQSMVFRSPLDLYSSHFLLPNFADSHHRSLLLASSGGGTGAGGGGGGTGGGGGGGNGAGGGGAGGAGGGGGGSGGGSRPPPEELSMFQLPTLNFSPEQVASVCETLEETGDIERLGRFLWSLPVAPGACEAINKHESILRARAVVAFHTGNFRDLYHILENHKFTKESHGKLQAMWLEAHYQEAEKLRGRPLGPVDKYRVRKKFPLPRTIWDGEQKTHCFKERTRSLLREWYLQDPYPNPSKKRELAQATGLTPTQVGNWFKNRRQRDRAAAAKNRLQHQAIGPSGMRSLAEPGCPTHSSAESPSTAASPTTSVSSLAERVDTGTSILSVTSSDSECDV from the exons ATGAATATTTATCCGCCGCTGCTTCTTGCTCCTGGTTTCCCTTACCTTGCCGCAG gtCAGTCCATGGTATTCCGCTCCCCCCTAGACCTCTATTCCTCCCACTTCTTGTTGCCAAACTTCGCCGATTCTCACCACCGCTCCCTACTTCTGGCGAGTAGCGGCGGCGGGACCGgtgcgggaggcggcggcggcggcacgggcggcggcggcggcggcgggaacGGTGCGGGAGGCGGCGGTGCTGGCGgagcaggcggcggcggcggcggcagcggcggcggctccAGGCCCCCCCCGGAAGAGTTGTCCATGTTCCAGCTGCCCACCCTCAACTTCTCGCCGGAGCAGGTGGCCAGCGTCTGCGAGACGCTGGAGGAGACGGGCGACATCGAGCGGCTGGGCCGCTTCCTCTGGTCGCTGCCCGTGGCCCCCGGGGCGTGCGAGGCCATCAACAAGCACGAGTCGATCCTGCGCGCGCGCGCCGTGGTCGCCTTCCACACGGGGAACTTCCGCGACCTCTACCACATCCTGGAGAACCACAAGTTCACCAAGGAGTCCCACGGCAAGCTGCAGGCCATGTGGCTCGAGGCGCACTACCAGGAGGCCGAGAAGCTGCGCGGCCGCCCGCTCGGCCCGGTGGACAAGTACCGCGTGCGCAAGAAGTTCCCGCTGCCGCGCACCATCTGGGACGGCGAGCAGAAGACGCATTGCTTCAAGGAGCGGACTCGGAGCCTGCTGCGGGAATGGTACCTGCAGGACCCCTACCCCAACCCCAGCAAGAAACGCGAACTGGCGCAGGCCACCGGCCTCACCCCCACACAAGTAGGCAACTGGTTTAAGAACCGGAGGCAGCGCGACCGCGCCGCGGCGGCCAAGAACAG gctccagcaccaggccatcGGACCGAGCGGCATGCGCTCGCTCGCCGAGCCGGGCTGCCCCACGCACAGCTCGGCAGAGTCGCCGTCCACGGCGGCCAGCCCCACCACCAGCGTGTCCAGCCTGGCGGAGCGCGTGGACACCGGCACCTCCATCCTCTCGGTAACCTCCAGCGACTCGGAATGTGATGTATGA